A genomic window from Fusarium oxysporum Fo47 chromosome X, complete sequence includes:
- a CDS encoding uncharacterized protein (expressed protein) — protein MATNSETADSWSQTITLTLISTSQVTYDDLELDMSCTVQMPCAIASVDDDVSPIHSSYEIDLVLSLAPSTPIKLYRVTLRALQEEVPTEGPDPWAGAIIDRGSGRGSSPMSEGEDLIDSVTSSFTIWSGSVSCASGRTTLSNSSWSQAQATIHGNATSVTSGANVKVSCFGAIKGRDNSYMLPHTQALNMSPIKIENRSNGEILDVRFEIENTEDETEAFDPRITAVLQTDNDTSDPIPARQFNFELVIWTMPERFISLDGTEPVKIVRTFKVLRPPQAGTPL, from the exons ATGGCGACAAACTCTGAAACCGCTGACAGCTGGAGTCAAACAATAACCCTGACGCTCATATCGACATCGCAAGTCACTTACGATGATCTGGAGCTCGACATGTCGTGCACGGTCCAGATGCCTTGCGCAATAGCCTCAGTAGACGACGATGTGTCGCCGATTCATAGTTCATACGAGATAG ATCTAGTACTTTCATTGGCACCGAGTACGCCGATCAAGCTCTATCGTGTAACCCTTCGCGCTCTACAGGAAGAAGTGCCAACTGAGGGTCCAGATCCTTGGGCGGGCGCGATCATCGATAGAGGGAGCGGTAGAGGCTCCAGTCCAATGAGCGAGGGCGAAGATTTGATTGACAGCGTTACAAGTTCTTTTACGATATGGTCTGGGTCGGTATCGTGTGCCTCTGGCCGAACAACTCTATCGAACAGTTCCTGGTCACAGGCCCAGGCGACGATACATGGCAACGCAACCTCAGTGACTTCGGGCGCTAACGTCAAGGTCTCTTGTTTCGGTGCTATTAAGG GTAGAGATAACAGCTACATGCTCCCTCACACCCAAGCCCTCAATATGTCGCCTATCAAGATCGAAAACCGAAGCAACGGCGAAATCCTCGATGTTCGTTTTGAGATCGAAAATACCGAGGATGAAACAGAGGCTTTCGATCCGCGCATTACGGCCGTACTACAGACTGACAACGATACCAGCGACCCGATACCCGCTCGTCAATTCAACTTCGAATTAGTTATATGGACAATGCCAGAAAGATTCATCTCACTAGACGGTACCGAGCCCGTTAAGATAGTAAGAACGTTCAAAGTCTTACGTCCTCCTCAGGCCGGTACTCCATTGTGA
- a CDS encoding uncharacterized protein (expressed protein) yields MTFAEDVRNAHTRTLELEQFSQNFCQVFCPTVALQSGHFLQASQGSQVSVVC; encoded by the coding sequence ATGACATTTGCAGAAGACGTTAGAAACGCTCATACGAGGACGCTCGAGCTTGAGCAGTTTTCGCAGAACTTTTGTCAGGTATTCTGTCCAACAGTAGCGCTTCAGTCAGGGCACTTCTTGCAAGCATCACAGGGTTCACAGGTGTCTGTGGTATGTTGA